From a single Xyrauchen texanus isolate HMW12.3.18 chromosome 26, RBS_HiC_50CHRs, whole genome shotgun sequence genomic region:
- the LOC127619898 gene encoding 60S ribosomal protein L11, with protein sequence MAEQGEKKENPMRELRIRKLCLNICVGESGDRLTRAAKVLEQLTGQTPVFSKARYTVRSFGIRRNEKIAVHCTVRGAKAEEILEKGLKVREYELRKNNFSDTGNFGFGIQEHIDLGIKYDPSIGIYGLDFYVVLGRPGFSIADKKKRQGRIGAKHRIRKEEAMRWFQQKYDGVILPGK encoded by the exons ATGGCG GAACAGGGTGAGAAAAAGGAGAACCCTATGAGGGAGCTGCGCATCCGCAAGCTGTGCTTGAACATCTGTGTAGGTGAGAGCGGTGACAGACTGACCCGAGCTGCTAAGGTGTTGGAACAGTTGACCGGCCAGACCCCTGTTTTCTCCAAGG CCCGCTACACTGTGCGATCCTTTGGCATACGTAGAAATGAAAAGATTGCAGTCCACTGCACTGTTCGTGGTGCCAAGGCTGAGGAAATCCTGGAGAAGGGGCTGAAG GTGCGTGAGTACGAGTTGAGAAAGAACAACTTCTCAGACACAGGGAACTTTGGCTTTGGTATCCAGGAGCACATTGATTTGGGCATCAAGTACGACCCTAGCATTGGAATCTACGGTTTGGACTTCTACGTG GTTCTTGGCAGACCTGGTTTCAGCATTGCTGACAAAAAGAAGAGGCAGGGCCGCATTGGTGCAAAGCACCGTATCCGCAAGGAGGAGGCCATGCGCTGGTTCCAACAGAAG